In the genome of Cryptomeria japonica chromosome 8, Sugi_1.0, whole genome shotgun sequence, one region contains:
- the LOC131044196 gene encoding glutamate receptor 2.7-like, giving the protein MNVKDTTWVGETCAKQETENSGALGKRVYKIRQRKTSSWQRRRLDYELAYELIPYGTGNVTAGYYDDVVYQVYLQKFDAVVGDMTVLANRSKYVDLTQPYTESGLIMMVALSDKLSSDPWAFLRPFTPAMWITTVSFFIFTGAVVWCLEHRLNRQFRGKPWEQVLTFMWFSFSTLLATQRERIVSGLGKAVVIIWLFLGVDESALRPYSSAQESADVLKKGPNNGGVAAIFERARTIPQNVILSTACNDYVKLGPKYTTGGSAFVFPKGSPFVSDISKAILNLSESKEMQEILKRWFNSSENKCSVESGGVESNKMSIKNFWGIFLLTGCVSFLTLVYYLCRLLYRFVHRNENSVHVKSVSTRLRTFANYADKKEIPTPKRKRSKTATLSSGTAASTSSEIPVSTGQI; this is encoded by the exons ATGAACGTCAAAGACACCACGTGGGTGGGTGAAACCTGTGCCAAGCAAGAAACTGAAAATAGCGGTGCCTTGGGAAAGAGGGTTTACAAAATTCGTCAGCGTAAAACCAGTTCATGGCAACGCAG AAGATTGGATTATGAATTGGCCTATGAATTGATACCTTATGGAACTGGCAATGTCACTGCGGGCTACTATGATGACGTCGTCTACCAGGTCTATCTCCAG AAATTCGATGCGGTTGTGGGAGATATGACGGTGCTTGCAAATCGTAGCAAGTATGTGGATTTAACCCAGCCGTATACGGAGTCGGGTCTTATAATGATGGTAGCACTTTCAGACAAGCTATCAAGTGACCCCTGGGCCTTCCTGCGTCCCTTTACCCCAGCCATGTGGATAACTACTGTTTCATTTTTCATATTCACGGGAGCTGTTGTTTGGTGTCTGGAGCACAGACTAAATAGGCAATTTAGAGGGAAGCCTTGGGAACAAGTCTTGACATTCATGTG GTTTTCCTTTTCCACACTCCTCGCAACTCAAA GAGAGAGGATTGTAAGTGGTCTGGGTAAAGCAGTGGTGATAATTTGGCTTTTT CTTGGTGTGGATGAAAGCGCACTTCGCCCATATTCATCTGCACAAGAGTCCGCCGATGTACTGAAGAAGGGACCCAATAACGGAGGGGTGGCTGCCATATTTGAACGGGCGCGGACTATTCCCCAAAACGTAATTTTGTCAACAGCATGCAACGACTATGTGAAACTTGGTCCCAAGTACACAACGGGAGGCTCCGCATTT GTGTTCCCAAAGGGGTCTCCGTTCGTTTCAGACATTTCCAAGGCTATATTAAATCTTTCAGAAAGCAAAGAGATGCAAGAAATTCTGAAGAGGTGGTTCAATTCAAGTGAAAACAAATGCAGCGTGGAATCTGGCGGAGTCGAATCAAACAAAATGAGTATCAAAAACTTTTGGGGCATATTTCTTTTAACAGGATGTGTATCATTTCTCACCCTTGTCTACTATTTGTGTCGCCTGCTTTACCGATTTGTGCACAGAAATGAGAATTCAGTTCATGTTAAATCGGTCTCCACCCGATTGCGAACGTTCGCCAACTATGCAGACAAGAAGGAGATCCCAACACCAAAAAGAAAGAGATCTAAGACCGCCACTTTGTCATCGGGAACCGCCGCTTCCACTTCCTCTGAAATTCCCGTTTCAACGGGACAGATATGA